Proteins from a genomic interval of Nocardia sp. BMG51109:
- a CDS encoding transposase produces the protein MAGRKRHSAEEIVRKLRRADELAAAGKNSEEIAAELEVSTATLYNWRRQYGRMDTDVAKESKELREQNARLKRLPAGAELEKDALREISKGNSESLPAADSRYAASMLRRG, from the coding sequence ATGGCTGGACGGAAGCGGCACTCCGCGGAGGAGATCGTGCGGAAGCTGCGCCGTGCCGACGAACTCGCGGCGGCGGGTAAGAACAGTGAGGAGATCGCTGCGGAGCTGGAGGTGTCGACGGCGACATTGTACAACTGGCGCCGTCAGTACGGCAGGATGGATACCGACGTGGCGAAAGAGTCGAAGGAGCTGCGGGAGCAGAACGCCCGATTGAAGCGGTTGCCGGCCGGTGCGGAGCTGGAGAAGGACGCGCTGCGGGAGATCAGCAAGGGAAATTCTGAGAGTCTCCCGGCCGCCGATTCGAGGTACGCGGCGTCGATGTTGCGACGGGGGTAA
- a CDS encoding GNAT family N-acetyltransferase, translating into MGTRSNPADWPTDFAIGPMSTQDAEAMSHWHYEGAWRVYDLHGRTPAALDAYRSVKARSGDGDLLGFFCTGEEARVPGIASSEGTLDLGWGMNPAWAGRGHGHSFGAAILDEIRQLHGSNRIRAVVQSWNKRSIRVLNKLGFTGSAIHTCIQNDIPVQYDILVRTPT; encoded by the coding sequence ATGGGCACTCGATCGAATCCGGCGGATTGGCCCACGGACTTCGCCATCGGACCGATGTCGACGCAAGACGCCGAGGCAATGTCCCACTGGCACTACGAAGGCGCCTGGAGGGTCTACGACCTTCATGGCCGAACACCGGCCGCCCTCGACGCCTACCGTTCGGTGAAGGCACGATCCGGCGACGGTGATCTCCTCGGATTCTTCTGCACCGGAGAAGAGGCCCGCGTTCCCGGAATCGCCAGCTCCGAGGGGACTCTCGACCTGGGCTGGGGCATGAACCCCGCCTGGGCCGGACGAGGACACGGACACTCATTCGGAGCCGCGATCCTCGACGAGATCCGACAGCTGCACGGCAGCAACAGGATTCGCGCCGTCGTTCAGTCTTGGAACAAGCGCAGCATCCGAGTACTGAACAAACTCGGCTTCACCGGCTCGGCGATCCATACCTGCATTCAGAACGACATCCCCGTGCAATACGACATATTGGTCCGCACACCGACCTGA
- a CDS encoding chloramphenicol phosphotransferase, protein MRSTELPSRVIFLNGTSSSGKTTLARAIQDESDAPFVYWGIDTLFGLVPPDWGGGRDGPLSRDGFWYDRTGRDADGHPLVVIRYSHFGRRMLRAACAAAAEFAHGGDHLVVDEMLLTPDLLPMWMTALAGLDVQLVCVTCPLAVAEDRELARGHEIGLARGHLRTVHNHGYTYDTIIDTATGTPAELARTVLRQEMPAHE, encoded by the coding sequence ATGCGGAGCACTGAACTCCCCAGTCGGGTCATCTTTCTCAACGGGACATCGAGTTCGGGTAAGACCACCTTGGCTCGTGCCATTCAGGATGAGAGCGACGCGCCGTTCGTCTATTGGGGAATCGATACATTGTTCGGGCTGGTGCCGCCGGATTGGGGTGGCGGACGGGACGGTCCGCTCAGTCGTGACGGGTTCTGGTACGACCGGACCGGCCGTGACGCCGACGGCCACCCGCTGGTGGTTATCCGCTACAGTCACTTCGGTCGGCGGATGCTGCGGGCCGCGTGCGCCGCAGCCGCGGAGTTCGCCCATGGCGGTGATCATCTGGTCGTCGACGAGATGCTGCTGACCCCCGACCTGCTGCCGATGTGGATGACCGCGCTGGCCGGCCTGGACGTCCAATTGGTCTGCGTCACTTGCCCATTGGCCGTTGCCGAGGATCGGGAGCTGGCTCGCGGCCACGAAATCGGACTGGCTCGCGGTCACCTGCGTACGGTTCACAACCACGGCTACACCTACGACACGATCATCGACACGGCCACCGGAACCCCCGCCGAACTGGCCAGAACCGTACTGCGACAAGAGATGCCCGCGCACGAGTGA
- a CDS encoding DUF2637 domain-containing protein has product MSISISDRRDRTLWVQCVCTAVVALGAAYASYRHGREFALRFGADETTAGIWPLIVDGLLTLATVELWKTGRERNAGGRWAAWSAFVFGICLSLCANIAAAPVLSVFSVVVAACPPLALLLAVELLNRALKRHHAETIETITETGETDETTEPAAPVVRLAPVPAWSGPRAELTAEQRMWEYYRSERSQGRTPTGAELDRIAGTNNYGRKVLRRWQAAGGALVNLADQQADREVDLGGPDVWVRAVGTGRSIGGDAR; this is encoded by the coding sequence ATGAGCATCTCGATTTCGGATCGTCGTGACCGGACGCTGTGGGTCCAGTGCGTCTGCACGGCGGTGGTCGCGCTCGGTGCGGCGTACGCCTCCTATCGGCATGGTCGGGAGTTCGCGTTGCGGTTCGGCGCCGACGAGACGACGGCCGGCATCTGGCCATTGATCGTGGACGGGCTGTTGACCCTGGCGACGGTCGAGCTGTGGAAGACCGGCCGCGAGCGGAACGCGGGCGGCCGGTGGGCGGCCTGGTCGGCGTTCGTGTTCGGAATCTGCCTGTCGCTGTGCGCGAACATCGCGGCGGCCCCGGTGCTGAGCGTGTTCAGCGTCGTGGTCGCCGCGTGCCCGCCGCTGGCATTACTGCTCGCCGTCGAGTTGTTGAACCGTGCCCTGAAGCGGCATCACGCCGAGACCATCGAGACCATCACCGAGACCGGCGAGACGGACGAGACCACCGAACCCGCGGCACCGGTCGTGCGTCTCGCACCGGTCCCAGCCTGGTCTGGTCCGCGCGCCGAGCTGACGGCGGAGCAGCGCATGTGGGAGTACTACCGCAGCGAGCGGTCACAGGGGCGGACACCGACCGGTGCGGAGCTGGACCGGATTGCGGGCACGAACAACTACGGCCGCAAGGTGCTGCGACGGTGGCAGGCGGCGGGCGGAGCGTTAGTGAACCTGGCGGACCAGCAGGCGGACCGCGAGGTGGACCTCGGCGGGCCGGACGTCTGGGTCCGCGCAGTCGGCACAGGGCGATCGATCGGCGGTGATGCCCGATGA
- a CDS encoding replication-relaxation family protein: MNTNIHTYSHVGRRRGRGVHRGGHPDAGAWFRLLDRDRRLLALLSEHKAFTTEQIASLEFASVRRAQDRLRKLREMGMVFAFRESLYGGGTTQTRHALGYSGARLIAAQRAQTPPAPAKYALSLERLACSPMLDHRLGVNGFFCALAAHRNPTRPGSAASESVQGLTQWWSERQCAEMFWTNPSGDDQLHPDGYGCWERDGRAVRFFLEYDTGTESLKTVVSKLADYQGFPTNKFGILLFSVHSARREAGLRTALSRAFDSYGPDVAIATTSRDLAHPDGPAGPVWALWTTGGGAVTERLPLADLPERGPRITHHTSVEHPYNEAAFDHHDPQIQNLLYPNQVRPTPPTTEYSW; this comes from the coding sequence ATGAATACCAATATTCATACGTATTCACATGTCGGGCGGCGTCGCGGGCGTGGCGTACATCGGGGCGGGCATCCGGACGCAGGTGCGTGGTTCCGTCTGCTCGACCGTGACCGTCGCCTGCTGGCACTGCTTTCCGAACACAAGGCGTTCACCACCGAGCAGATCGCGTCGCTGGAGTTCGCGTCGGTGCGGCGCGCGCAGGATCGGCTGCGGAAGCTGCGGGAGATGGGCATGGTGTTCGCCTTCCGCGAGTCCCTCTACGGTGGCGGCACCACCCAAACCCGCCACGCGCTCGGCTATTCCGGTGCTCGCCTGATCGCGGCCCAGCGTGCGCAGACTCCGCCCGCTCCGGCCAAGTACGCCCTGAGCTTGGAGCGGCTGGCGTGCTCGCCGATGCTCGACCACCGCCTGGGCGTGAACGGCTTCTTCTGCGCCCTGGCCGCCCACCGCAACCCCACCCGCCCCGGTTCGGCCGCGTCGGAGTCGGTGCAGGGGCTGACGCAGTGGTGGTCGGAGCGTCAATGCGCCGAGATGTTCTGGACCAATCCCTCCGGTGACGACCAACTCCACCCGGACGGCTACGGCTGCTGGGAACGCGACGGCCGCGCGGTCCGGTTCTTCCTCGAATACGACACCGGCACCGAGTCGTTGAAGACCGTGGTGTCCAAACTCGCTGACTATCAAGGGTTCCCGACTAACAAGTTCGGGATCCTGCTGTTCTCGGTGCACTCGGCCCGCCGCGAGGCCGGGCTCCGGACCGCGCTGAGCCGCGCGTTCGACAGCTACGGCCCCGACGTGGCGATCGCGACCACCAGTCGCGACCTTGCCCACCCAGACGGCCCGGCAGGACCGGTGTGGGCACTGTGGACAACCGGCGGCGGCGCTGTCACCGAACGACTACCGCTGGCCGATCTTCCCGAACGCGGCCCCCGGATCACCCACCACACCAGCGTCGAGCATCCGTACAACGAGGCAGCCTTCGACCACCACGACCCCCAGATCCAAAACCTCCTCTACCCCAATCAGGTTCGCCCCACGCCGCCGACGACGGAATACAGCTGGTGA
- a CDS encoding HD domain-containing protein, producing MTIRTSSWAWRIVQTEIQVALPRRWAHSQGVARAAADLNVALGADRDLLVTAAVLHDIGYAPRLAHTGFHPLDGARFLRDEHQADERLVRLVANHTFALLEAEERGLRAELEAEFPLLDNQLLVDALTYADMTTTPDGEPTTPANRIAEIVSRYGPDTIVGRFIRRAEPEILVTADRIERALANQPR from the coding sequence ATGACGATCCGAACGTCGTCGTGGGCGTGGCGCATTGTCCAAACCGAAATCCAGGTCGCGCTCCCTCGACGCTGGGCCCACTCCCAAGGTGTCGCACGGGCCGCAGCGGACCTCAATGTCGCGCTTGGTGCCGACCGCGACCTCCTCGTCACCGCTGCCGTCCTCCACGACATTGGCTACGCACCCCGCTTGGCGCACACCGGCTTTCATCCGCTCGACGGTGCCCGGTTCCTTCGCGATGAGCACCAGGCCGACGAGCGCCTGGTGCGCCTGGTCGCCAATCACACCTTCGCGCTGCTGGAGGCAGAAGAACGCGGCCTCCGCGCCGAACTCGAAGCCGAATTCCCGCTCCTCGACAACCAGCTACTCGTCGATGCGCTGACCTACGCGGACATGACCACCACGCCGGACGGTGAGCCGACAACGCCGGCCAATCGGATTGCCGAGATCGTCAGCCGCTACGGCCCGGACACCATCGTCGGCCGCTTCATCCGGCGGGCCGAGCCGGAGATCCTGGTGACCGCGGACCGTATCGAGCGTGCCTTGGCCAATCAGCCGAGGTAG
- a CDS encoding NUDIX hydrolase, whose amino-acid sequence MGRIEYYYDPQAPKPNSLVVACNLLVTDDSGAILLQRRRDTGQWALPGGAMDMGETPAECAIRECEEETGITAEVTGFLGVYSNPNHIVAYTDGEVRQQYENTYIGRPVSGEPTINDEADGVAFVAPKDLDKYDIHPSMRQQIGDFLSGNYPYLG is encoded by the coding sequence ATGGGCAGGATCGAGTACTACTACGACCCGCAGGCACCGAAGCCGAACTCGCTGGTGGTGGCGTGCAATCTGCTGGTGACCGACGACTCCGGGGCGATCCTGTTGCAGCGCCGCCGCGATACTGGGCAGTGGGCGCTGCCCGGCGGGGCGATGGATATGGGTGAGACACCGGCCGAGTGCGCCATCCGCGAGTGTGAAGAGGAGACCGGCATCACCGCCGAGGTCACGGGATTCCTTGGCGTGTACAGCAATCCGAACCACATCGTCGCCTACACCGACGGCGAGGTGCGCCAACAGTACGAGAACACCTACATCGGACGACCGGTCTCGGGAGAGCCGACGATCAACGACGAGGCCGATGGCGTGGCTTTCGTGGCGCCGAAAGACCTGGACAAGTACGACATCCACCCGAGCATGCGACAGCAGATCGGGGACTTCCTGTCCGGGAACTACCCCTACCTCGGCTGA